In Halarcobacter mediterraneus, the sequence ACCCCTTTGTCATTTACATCAGTTGTTAAGAAATCAACTCTTTTTCCATGTCTTTTTTCAATAAGTTTATTTGCTTCTTCAATAACTGTAAGGGTTTTAAGACCAAGGAAGTCGAATTTAATTAAATCAACATCTTCTACATATTTCCCATTATATTGAGTTGCAATTGTATCAAGTCCTGAAGGTTTAAAAAGTGGAGTTTTTTTCCATAGTGGTTCATTGGAAATAACAACCCCTGCAGCATGGGTTCCTGCATTTCTATTTAAGCCTTCAAGTGCAAGAGCAAACTCCCAAACTCTCTTTGCTTGAGGATCTGTATCACATAGTTGTTTTATTTTTGGTTCTTTCTCCCATGAATCTGCTAGATTGATACCAAGTTCATCAGGAATAAGTTTTGCCATAGCATCTGCTTTAGAGTAAGGCATATCAAGAACTCTAGCGACATCTCTAATAACTCCTTTAGCAAGAAGTTTACCAAAGGTAATAATTTGAGCAACATTGGCACGACCATATTGTTGAACAACATAGTCTATAATTTCTCCTCTTCTACTTTGGCAGAAGTCCATATCAATATCGGGCATTGACACCCTTTCTGGATTTAGGAATCTCTCAAAAAGTAAACCATAAGGCATGGGGTCAATATCGGTAATTTCCATACTATATGCAACTAATGAACCTGCTGCTGAACCTCTTCCTGGTCCTACTGGAATTTTCATATCTTTTGCAACTTTTACGAAGTCCCATACAATAAGCATATATCCAGGGAATTTCATATTATTAATAATGTCAATTTCTACTTGAAGTCTATCTTTATATTCTTGATGTTTTTCTTCAGGTACAATTTCAAGTCTTTTTTTTAGACCTTTCCAACACTCATGAACAAATAAGGTTTTGTCATTTTCTAAAGAATATTCTTCTTCTGGTTCAGGAATTTTAATACCTTCTTCTTCAAGTTTTTGTCTTGTAAATTTGAAGTTAGGAGGAGTAGGGTCTCCAAGTTTTATTTCTAAATTACATTTATCAGCAATTTCTTGTGTAGCTTCAATTGCTTCTGGGATATCAGCATAGAGCATTGCAATTTGTTCTGGAGATTTTAAATAAAATTCATGCACTGAGTGTCTAAGTCTATTTGGATCATCATAAAGTTTATTCATTGCAATACACATAAAAGCTTCATGGGCATCTGCATCTTTTTGGTTTAAATAGTGAGTATCATTTGTTGCAACTACTTTAATACCTGTTTCTTTTGCAATTCTTAATATTTGGTCGTCAACAAAATGTTGATCTCCAATACCATGTCTCATAATTTCTAAGTAAAAGTCATCTCCAAATATTTCTTTGTACTCTAAGGCTATTTCTTTTGCTTTTTCATAACCTTTTGCTCCGTTTTTAACATTTCTTTCATTTTGTAAGTTTAAATGCCAATTTATTTCTCCTTGTAAACAAGCAGCAGAACAAACTAAGCCTTCAGAGTTTTCCCTTAAAAGTTTTTTATTTATTCTTGGGTAATAATAAAAACCATGCATATATGCTTGACTAGACAGATACATAAGGTTTTTATACCCAATATCATTTTTGGCATATAAACATAAGTGAAACCTTTGTCTTGTTGTTTTATCATCAACTTCCTCTGAGTTGTGAATGTATGCTTCCATTCCAATAATAGGTTTTATACCTTGTGCTCTCATTGCATTATAAAAGTCAATAGCTCCAAACATATTACCATGGTCAGTCATAGCAACACTTGTCATTCCTAATTCTTTTATTTTTTTGGCTAAAGGTTTAATTTTATTTGCACCATCTAAAAGTGAATATTCTGTATGTAAATGTAAATGGGTAAATTTTGGTATATCTGACATAGTTTTTCTTTTATTTTGGATTTAAATTTATTAGATTATATCTAAAAATATTTTTGTGCTTCTTTATATCCTAAATTAAAACAATCCTTTAGCTCTTTGAAAGTAAACATTTTAAATTGGTGTATTTTAGGGCTTGTAATATAATAGTCACTATGTATTTTTGAATATTTTGCATTTTCTATAAATTGAGTAAATATTTTTCTTTTTACAAATTTAAAAGGATTATTTTTTGTATTATTCTCTTTGCTTTGATGAGGTAGTAAGTCAAGTGTATAAATAGTATAGTTTTTGTTTTCTAGAGGTTTAATTGGCATATTATCAAAAAGACCACCATCTATTAATTGCATATTTTTATAATTAATTGGTTTAAATAAAGGAGGTAAAGCACTTGATGCCATGCATAAGCTGTGAGTATTACCTTTGTCAAAGTAATATAATTTTTTAGTTTTTAAATCATAGGCATTAATATAAACTTTTTTTGGAATTTCTTCTAAGTTATTTATTGGTAATAGTTCTTTTAAAATTGGATGTTTTTCATCAATTCTAAACAGACCTTTTTTTAAGTAATTGAATTTAATAGCTTTTTTTATATCTTTTGAGGAAAAAATTTTAAGTTGTTCTTTTGCTTTTACACCACTTGCATGAGAAGTACATATAATTGCTCCAATTGAACTTCCCGAATAGGCTTCAATTTTTATATTTTGTTCTTCTAAGAAATGAAGTACTCCTAAATGAAAAGCACCCCTTGCAGCACCTCCACTTAAGACAAGTGCAAAACTCATTTATCTAACCAATTTATAATTTTAAATTCTCCTTCATATGTTTCAACAATAGCAGTACAAGATTCAACCCAGTCACCACAATTTAAGTATTCAATTGTTTCAATATTTCTAATTTCTGCTTTGTGAATATGTCCACATATTATGCCATCATATTCTTTACGTTTTGCATGTGTTGCTAAGGTGTCTTCAAAATCTGTAATAAAAGAAACAGAGGATTTAACATTATCTTTTACATATTTAGAAAGTGACCACCTAGATTCAATACCAAGTTTAGTTCTAAAGAAATTTAATACTTGATTTATAGCTAATAATAAGTCATAGCCATAATCTCCTAAAACTGCTAGCCACTTTTTTGTCATAGTTATTGAATCGAAGAAGTCTCCATGGGTGATGAGGTATTTCTTTCCTTTTATTGATTCATAATTAAATTCATTTCTTATATCTAAAGAGTTACCTAAAATTAAAGGAACAAAGGGTCTTAGAAAGTCATCATGGTTACCAGTTATAAAAATAACATTAGTGCCTTTTCTTGCTTTTTTTAATATTTTTTGAATTACATCAGAATGGCTTTGGGGCCAGATAAATTTTCTTTTTATTGCCCAACCATCAATTATATCACCAACTAAAAATAGATTTTCACTTTCATTATGTTTAAAAAAATCAAGAAGCATTTTTGTATTGGAATATTTTGTTCCCAAGTGTACATCAGAGATAAAGATACTTTTATATTTCATAAAAAGTATCTTATTACATCTTGGTTACAAAATAATAACAGATATTAAAAATAAGTTACTAGAAGTCCTTCTTTTACATTTAAGAAAGTTTCTTCTCCTTTTAGTGTTTTTACTAATTCCAAAGCAAATTCCATAGCAGTTGCTGGACCCCTTGAGGTTATAACTTTTTCATCTTTCACTACATTTTCATTTTCTATATATTTTGCAGAATCTATTTTCTTTTCAAAACTAGGATAACAAGTATATTTTTCATTTAATACCTTAGCATGATGTAATACATAGGGTGCTGCACAAATTGCTCCAATATATTTATTTGTGTCTTTCATTTTTTTCAATGTTTGTTGTACAAGTTCTGAACTTGCTAAATTTAAAGTGTTTTGTGCTCCTCCTGGAAGAACTATCATTTCATAAGCTTCTATATTATTAAGCTCTTCTAATTTTATATCTGCTTTTATTGTGATATTATTAGCACCTAGTGTTTCAAGTTCATTTATTGTTGCAATTGTTACTTGAACTTCTGCTCTTCTTAAAATATCTATAATTGAAACTGCTTCAATCTCTTCAAAACCTGTTGAAATTATAATTAGTACTTTTGACATTTAAAATCCTTTGAAAAAAATTTAATTATTTTATCATAAGTTTCTATGTAAATAGCTATTTTAGGCATCTTAAAATATATACTTTTCAAGAATTTATAAGTTATATTTAAATAAAATCTATCTAATTATAAAAAGGGGATTTTATGCTTAAAAATTTCGCTAAAGCTTGTATTGCAACTGTAACTGTATCTTTACTTTTCACTGGTTGTTTATCTAAGTACAATAATGCGTCAGCAAATGATGATTCTGTGAAAAGAGAAGACACAAAAGTTCAAGTAACTAAAGGTTATCTAAAAATAGCAGAAGACCAACAAATGAATATCACAAATCAATCAACATTAGAAGGTTCGATTAATTCTTTAGCCACTCAAATGATGAGAAATAAGAAAATGGATACTCGAAAACCAGTTTTAATTACTTCTTTTGTGAGACTAGATAACTTTAAGAAAACAACAGAGTTTGGAAGAATAGTTAGTGAAAGTATGATTAACGAAATGTCAAATAGAGGTTTCAATGTAATTGAATATAGAGGTCAAATGGCAGTTTCAATTAATGAAAAAGGTGAATATTTTATTTCAAGAAACCCTTATAAGCTAAAAGATCAAATACCAAATACATATGTGGTAGTGGGAACGTATTCTAGACAATTTGGAAAAGTTATGCTTAATGCTAGAGTTATTGATAATATAACAGGTAGAATAATTTCAAGTGCAAGGGCAACTTACTTACATAATCGAAGAAATGATTGTATTATCTTTAAAGATTGCAAACCAGCTAGAACAATAAGAATTATTCAAGAAAAATAAAATAAATGCGAAATATTTTAAAATGTCTCTTTTTTCTCGCCATAATATTAATTTCTTTTACTTCTTGTAATGCAGTAAAGTCTCTTACAGGAAGTGAAGACTTTCCTTCATTTGTAAAAGATGTAGCAAAAAAAACATCAACTGATCATAAAAATATTAGTGGCTCAAATGATTTTAATTCTTTAGTTAAAATTTTAGTTGATGATATGTCTTTAAAACTAAAAAAATATGTAATGGAAGATGATATTGTTTTAGTTTCAGATTTTGT encodes:
- the dnaE gene encoding DNA polymerase III subunit alpha → MSDIPKFTHLHLHTEYSLLDGANKIKPLAKKIKELGMTSVAMTDHGNMFGAIDFYNAMRAQGIKPIIGMEAYIHNSEEVDDKTTRQRFHLCLYAKNDIGYKNLMYLSSQAYMHGFYYYPRINKKLLRENSEGLVCSAACLQGEINWHLNLQNERNVKNGAKGYEKAKEIALEYKEIFGDDFYLEIMRHGIGDQHFVDDQILRIAKETGIKVVATNDTHYLNQKDADAHEAFMCIAMNKLYDDPNRLRHSVHEFYLKSPEQIAMLYADIPEAIEATQEIADKCNLEIKLGDPTPPNFKFTRQKLEEEGIKIPEPEEEYSLENDKTLFVHECWKGLKKRLEIVPEEKHQEYKDRLQVEIDIINNMKFPGYMLIVWDFVKVAKDMKIPVGPGRGSAAGSLVAYSMEITDIDPMPYGLLFERFLNPERVSMPDIDMDFCQSRRGEIIDYVVQQYGRANVAQIITFGKLLAKGVIRDVARVLDMPYSKADAMAKLIPDELGINLADSWEKEPKIKQLCDTDPQAKRVWEFALALEGLNRNAGTHAAGVVISNEPLWKKTPLFKPSGLDTIATQYNGKYVEDVDLIKFDFLGLKTLTVIEEANKLIEKRHGKRVDFLTTDVNDKGVYDLIQTGNTIGLFQIESSGMQDLAKKLRPSGFEDIIAMLALYRPGPMESGMLDDFIDRKHGRAEISYFYDEFVEPLKPILEPTYGVIVYQEQVMQIVQTIGGFSLGGADLVRRAMGKKIKEEMDRLKGEFAEGGVKKGYVKEHCEELFDLIVKFAGYGFNKSHSAAYGLVTFYTSYLKCYYPAEFMAALLTLEKDNTDKVVKYVDEVKRLGLDLFPPDINKSDLVFSAKKIDGEEVVMFGMGAIKGAGDVAINSILKERRENGEFKDMSDFISRIDGSKVNKRVIEALTKSGAFDSFMYSRKSLLEQIEIIGDTVGKAMTAKKMATGSLFGDSEELTRVELDLEHLPEYEAKEILEFEKASLGFYVSGHPLDEYREQLDKISYTLSSEIDEIADGSQALFVGKIEEITEKISKKGNKFGIANIVDLHGNIELMLFENRLKELEEDFDTSKPIAFKVKVTKDGDFTRMNILKIESLKDAQKEKVKTKHVEKEEPPLTVALPFSDSDEIMYKFFEIVANNQGKRNLKVLVKSKLADVELETGFSVTSQVETLVKQIDGAYIVA
- a CDS encoding patatin-like phospholipase family protein; the protein is MSFALVLSGGAARGAFHLGVLHFLEEQNIKIEAYSGSSIGAIICTSHASGVKAKEQLKIFSSKDIKKAIKFNYLKKGLFRIDEKHPILKELLPINNLEEIPKKVYINAYDLKTKKLYYFDKGNTHSLCMASSALPPLFKPINYKNMQLIDGGLFDNMPIKPLENKNYTIYTLDLLPHQSKENNTKNNPFKFVKRKIFTQFIENAKYSKIHSDYYITSPKIHQFKMFTFKELKDCFNLGYKEAQKYF
- a CDS encoding UDP-2,3-diacylglucosamine diphosphatase — its product is MKYKSIFISDVHLGTKYSNTKMLLDFFKHNESENLFLVGDIIDGWAIKRKFIWPQSHSDVIQKILKKARKGTNVIFITGNHDDFLRPFVPLILGNSLDIRNEFNYESIKGKKYLITHGDFFDSITMTKKWLAVLGDYGYDLLLAINQVLNFFRTKLGIESRWSLSKYVKDNVKSSVSFITDFEDTLATHAKRKEYDGIICGHIHKAEIRNIETIEYLNCGDWVESCTAIVETYEGEFKIINWLDK
- a CDS encoding DJ-1 family glyoxalase III, which produces MSKVLIIISTGFEEIEAVSIIDILRRAEVQVTIATINELETLGANNITIKADIKLEELNNIEAYEMIVLPGGAQNTLNLASSELVQQTLKKMKDTNKYIGAICAAPYVLHHAKVLNEKYTCYPSFEKKIDSAKYIENENVVKDEKVITSRGPATAMEFALELVKTLKGEETFLNVKEGLLVTYF
- a CDS encoding FlgO family outer membrane protein, whose amino-acid sequence is MLKNFAKACIATVTVSLLFTGCLSKYNNASANDDSVKREDTKVQVTKGYLKIAEDQQMNITNQSTLEGSINSLATQMMRNKKMDTRKPVLITSFVRLDNFKKTTEFGRIVSESMINEMSNRGFNVIEYRGQMAVSINEKGEYFISRNPYKLKDQIPNTYVVVGTYSRQFGKVMLNARVIDNITGRIISSARATYLHNRRNDCIIFKDCKPARTIRIIQEK